TGCCCCGTTCAGGGCGGGGGGGTCGGGGAAGGGGAGCTAGGTAGACAGAGTGGAAAGTTCAGTTCAGCCCTGGCCCGGCGCCTGGCTGAGGGGCCGGGCGAGCTACAAGTGCAGCGATCGCTCCCCCGGGGCTCGCAGCCAGCGCTGCGCTGCGCGGCGTGGCTAGCCAccgcctgcccccacccctcggCCCTGAGTGGCTGCCGGCTGCCCAATGAGCGGCCGGAGGCGGCCGAGCTGCTGACAGCGGCGCCCCTGCCCATTCCGCGGGAGGAGGCGGGCTGGATTCGGGGAGCAGGGGGtttgtttggggtgggtttttccCCCTCCGAGTGGCCGGGCGCGCTGCAGGGAGAGGAGCGGCCCCACTCTCCCGCTTGCTACGGATGCACCGAAGGCGGGCGGCACCGTTGCGCTGAGCTCCCGGGCTGCACGGGAGGAGACCCGCCGCTCCCCAGTGCGGGGGCAGCCGCCCGCCCGCACGCTCCCTCCGGCCGGGGGAAAGAGCCGACGGCGGAGCCTCGTCCGGCCCAGCGCCCCGGCCCCAGGATGTACACGGCCGGCCTGGCCCCTTTCTACGCCTCGAACTTCAGCCTGTGGTCCGCGGCGTATTGCTCCGCGTCCGGGCCGGGCGCGGGCGGCTGCTTCCCGCTGGATCACGCCGTGGTGAAGAAGCCTTCCTTCTGCATCGCAGACATCCTGCACgccggggcgggggaggtggCGGCGGCCGAGAGCCTGTCCGGAGCGTCTGCCGCCGGCCTGGCCGCTCACTTGGGAGCGGTCCATCCCCACGCTCAGTTCCACCCCGCCGGCTCCCCGCTCAGACCCACCCCGGTGGTGGCCCCGGACACCCCCGCCGGCTTCCCAGCTAGGCTCTCCCCGCTCTCTGCCGCGtaccctcaccaccaccaccagcagcaccgATCGCCGGGAGCCgccagcagcggcggcggcaccCCCACCCCGGGCCGGCTGCATGGAAACCCAACGCACAACGGCCCGGCGCCGGCTCCTTCCAGCAAAGATCTGAAATTTGGGATTGATCGCATTTTGTCCGCGGAGTTTGACCCCAAAGTCAAGGAAAGCAACACGCTAAGAGGTAGAGATCTGAGCTTTTCTCGCTGTCCGTTTGTAGCCAGTCTTAACCTTTACAAAAAATCACTACTATCAATGTAGTGTTATTTGTTTGCAGTTTCCTTTAACACTAATCTACAGTCCCGTGTCCTGTAAAAGCCTGTCATTGAGATTACACTGCTTTAGAAACAATCGCTCTCAGCTCCCTAAAGATTGTACGCAGAGGGTAGATCACATTTTGGAAGGCTTTTCCTGCAGTCCGGGTCCTCATGCAGTGTGTAAACACGCTGACAACGAGTAAATCTATTAAAGGAACTCCGGTGCTAGAGGAAAATACTGCACCTCCAGAGGGAAACCATTGTATAAAGTTCCCTGGCTTGTACGTTCCTACCATGTCACTTCGAAAGTGTGATTTCCCCACTGCCCACGCTCTTCATTATCTGTATCTGACTGTAGAAAAGTAActgcacccccgccccccccgtccAAACTCCCACACATACACTTTAGATGAATCAGATCAATTCATTAGAAGCTTCAAGGTGTGTGGATTTATATTGCAATATAACAGAGCTCTCCTTGTTCCTGTGCTCACAGATCTGACCTCCTTATTAACTACAAGCCGCCAAACTGGGGTTCATCTCCCCACCTTGCAGCCTTCAGCCGGCCAGTTCTTCGCGTCTCTAGATCCCATTAACGAGGCCTCTACTATTCTGGGTCCCTTAAACACAAACTCAAGGAATTCAGTTCAGCACCAGTTTCAAGACACTTTTCCAGGTACAAACCCTCCCTCTTAAATCCATCCCTGGCACAAGTCAGTTATCAACAGGGCCTGGACAATCTAGACAGCTGATTGTGGCCCTCTGTGGATCTATATCGAGCCATAGGAGCTCTACCCAAAAGAGATTTGGCGGATGCTTGAAACCTGAAGTTTCTCTTTTTTAGTGAGGATCACACTTGACATCTCATCTACAACGAATATCTTGGAGGTGGGCTGTATGTGGGGAGGACAATGCGTCCAACAAACTGATCACAAATTATACTGCTAGTTAGTG
The nucleotide sequence above comes from Trachemys scripta elegans isolate TJP31775 chromosome 3, CAS_Tse_1.0, whole genome shotgun sequence. Encoded proteins:
- the HLX gene encoding H2.0-like homeobox protein isoform X1 yields the protein MYTAGLAPFYASNFSLWSAAYCSASGPGAGGCFPLDHAVVKKPSFCIADILHAGAGEVAAAESLSGASAAGLAAHLGAVHPHAQFHPAGSPLRPTPVVAPDTPAGFPARLSPLSAAYPHHHHQQHRSPGAASSGGGTPTPGRLHGNPTHNGPAPAPSSKDLKFGIDRILSAEFDPKVKESNTLRDLTSLLTTSRQTGVHLPTLQPSAGQFFASLDPINEASTILGPLNTNSRNSVQHQFQDTFPGPYAVLTKDTLPQTYKRKRSWSRAVFSNLQRKGLEKRFEIQKYVTKPDRKQLAAMLGLTDAQVKVWFQNRRMKWRHSKEAQAQKEKEKEPTEKPGSLPAAEGEREQSPSRSEAESESSDSESLDMTPSDTERTEGADPALHQTSVIKSSGSPDLPVAPPPPAGSESPEPPPAQLGGL
- the HLX gene encoding H2.0-like homeobox protein isoform X2, with the protein product MYTAGLAPFYASNFSLWSAAYCSASGPGAGGCFPLDHAVVKKPSFCIADILHAGAGEVAAAESLSGASAAGLAAHLGAVHPHAQFHPAGSPLRPTPVVAPDTPAGFPARLSPLSAAYPHHHHQQHRSPGAASSGGGTPTPGRLHGNPTHNGPAPAPSSKDLKFGIDRILSAEFDPKVKESNTLRGPYAVLTKDTLPQTYKRKRSWSRAVFSNLQRKGLEKRFEIQKYVTKPDRKQLAAMLGLTDAQVKVWFQNRRMKWRHSKEAQAQKEKEKEPTEKPGSLPAAEGEREQSPSRSEAESESSDSESLDMTPSDTERTEGADPALHQTSVIKSSGSPDLPVAPPPPAGSESPEPPPAQLGGL